A genomic segment from Tuwongella immobilis encodes:
- a CDS encoding rhomboid family intramembrane serine protease yields MGIYDREYYRSDSGDRANWDGSHRGGRALIIITVVSFLAQILTLERPEGMQLVMQGWFTELFWMNPERVVDSFQIWRMVSYAFLHDITSIMHIVMNMLILWWCGFRLEDRFGTREFVALYLVAAFVGAVGQLVSAALGFSAWETPVIGASGATYALLVIYAYLNPSQIVYVFFVLPMPIWVLVTLFLALDISGALGMRSGNTAYWVHIAGAVFGFAYIHYRLMLTNWLPNRNRRRVAREAPAPRLKIYQDPQPNLPSEPKSPPAAHPEVEDNLTELMDQVLEKVAREGQASLTPEERDILFRASERLKKRRK; encoded by the coding sequence ATGGGCATTTACGATCGTGAGTATTACCGTTCGGACTCGGGTGATCGAGCGAATTGGGATGGATCGCACCGCGGGGGGCGGGCGCTCATCATCATCACCGTTGTCTCGTTCTTGGCTCAGATCCTAACGTTGGAGCGTCCCGAAGGGATGCAGTTGGTGATGCAGGGGTGGTTCACCGAGCTGTTTTGGATGAACCCGGAACGTGTCGTTGATTCGTTCCAAATTTGGCGGATGGTCAGCTACGCCTTCTTGCATGACATCACATCCATCATGCATATTGTCATGAATATGCTCATTTTATGGTGGTGTGGCTTTCGACTCGAAGATCGCTTTGGTACCCGCGAATTCGTCGCATTGTATCTGGTTGCCGCGTTCGTCGGCGCGGTTGGACAGTTAGTTTCTGCAGCACTCGGATTTTCCGCGTGGGAAACTCCCGTTATTGGCGCTTCCGGAGCGACATACGCACTGTTGGTCATCTACGCCTATCTCAACCCCAGTCAGATCGTCTACGTATTTTTTGTCTTACCGATGCCGATCTGGGTATTGGTTACGCTCTTTTTGGCATTGGATATCAGCGGTGCGTTGGGAATGCGATCCGGGAACACGGCTTACTGGGTCCATATCGCCGGTGCAGTGTTCGGATTCGCGTACATTCACTATCGCCTGATGCTGACCAACTGGCTCCCGAACCGCAATCGCCGGCGGGTCGCTCGAGAAGCCCCGGCTCCCCGTCTGAAGATTTATCAGGATCCACAGCCTAATTTGCCCAGTGAGCCAAAGTCACCACCTGCGGCCCATCCGGAAGTCGAAGACAACCTGACCGAATTGATGGATCAAGTCTTGGAGAAAGTCGCACGGGAAGGTCAAGCATCGCTGACTCCTGAAGAACGCGACATTCTATTCCGAGCAAGCGAACGCCTCAAAAAGCGACGCAAATAA
- a CDS encoding FmdB family zinc ribbon protein, giving the protein MPLYEYTCRDCGHEFEQLIQDSSEESQLQCPKCAADRPQKRWSLPSRPVVKGAAATAAPCQGGTGPGCGAPWCQRPNS; this is encoded by the coding sequence ATGCCACTCTACGAATACACCTGTCGAGATTGTGGACATGAGTTCGAGCAACTCATTCAAGACTCGTCTGAAGAATCACAATTGCAGTGTCCGAAATGTGCGGCTGATCGCCCGCAAAAGCGCTGGAGCCTCCCTTCCCGTCCGGTCGTAAAGGGAGCCGCTGCGACTGCCGCTCCGTGCCAAGGCGGAACCGGGCCGGGATGTGGTGCGCCGTGGTGTCAGCGACCAAACAGCTAA
- a CDS encoding ArsR/SmtB family transcription factor produces the protein MTDSKQAKACADLLQAIAEPNRIRIIECLRTGNKNVTELAKMLSVEIVNVSHHLGVLRQAHLVQDEKNGRFVVYSLNPKLFTNDGTKATYVDLGWCRLEIPYA, from the coding sequence GTGACCGATTCCAAGCAAGCCAAAGCCTGCGCCGACCTGCTCCAAGCCATTGCCGAACCCAACCGCATCCGCATCATCGAGTGCCTGCGAACTGGGAACAAGAACGTCACGGAACTGGCCAAGATGCTGAGCGTTGAAATCGTCAACGTGTCGCACCACCTGGGTGTTCTTCGCCAAGCTCACCTGGTTCAAGACGAAAAGAACGGCCGCTTCGTGGTGTACTCGCTGAACCCCAAGCTGTTCACCAACGATGGCACCAAGGCCACCTACGTTGACCTCGGCTGGTGCCGCCTCGAAATCCCGTATGCGTGA
- a CDS encoding 7TM domain-containing protein, producing the protein MAWTAHSQSTRKTIQLATACLLVAIGWFALRPFLLASVWILPAEWEEIRLNFIILPRTAEDELQFHAASDPAFVPTRPPAITIHDGWELQSAHLGDRQTHWILKRTSESSSASTIGWEWRVARPREDRQSANPVPHRPAPTADDLAEEPGIPVNDIAVAAEARKLVEYSDHPDERLESLFQSVDRLPIGTPLEQCRHLVALCRNRLFPARLVWGVDWQPETGTAALQVWVEAWSENRWHFLCPTTHRFDRFPRNRIALTWGGHAMLEQSNGVAIAFDRYRIHAASGAEIATASSDPFWLRAMRGMMWFLSPMRLSESGRQLAEWLLLMPVAGLLIVISRNLIGMTTFGTFTPALLGIAFRDAPVGLLLALLVVILLVGWILRKGLQHLHLLQIPRATLVLTGVVGTLLIGLLLAHDTRIDLQRTGALFPLIILTGMIERFWTLEEEDGSKAALQTLGQTLLVAGMIAIVIRLIPISHALLIAPEGVLILAAATLILGRYTGYRLTELLRFRELRESPVSELGPIAEHRITLQSRLGQS; encoded by the coding sequence ATGGCATGGACAGCTCACTCGCAAAGCACTCGCAAAACGATTCAACTCGCAACGGCTTGTCTGCTGGTGGCGATCGGCTGGTTTGCACTTCGCCCGTTTTTACTGGCTTCGGTTTGGATCTTGCCCGCTGAATGGGAAGAGATTCGCCTGAATTTCATCATCTTACCGCGGACAGCCGAAGACGAATTGCAGTTTCATGCCGCCAGCGACCCGGCATTTGTTCCGACTCGACCGCCGGCAATCACGATTCATGATGGTTGGGAACTCCAATCGGCCCATCTCGGCGATCGGCAAACCCACTGGATACTAAAACGCACATCCGAATCCAGCTCGGCGAGCACCATTGGTTGGGAATGGCGAGTCGCTCGGCCGCGCGAGGATCGGCAATCGGCGAATCCGGTTCCGCATCGCCCCGCCCCGACTGCCGATGATCTGGCCGAGGAACCCGGCATTCCGGTCAACGACATTGCCGTGGCGGCGGAAGCGCGGAAACTCGTCGAATATAGCGACCATCCCGACGAACGCCTCGAATCGCTATTTCAATCGGTCGATCGACTCCCAATCGGCACTCCGCTCGAGCAATGTCGCCATTTGGTGGCCCTCTGCCGCAATCGATTGTTCCCAGCGAGATTGGTGTGGGGCGTCGATTGGCAGCCCGAAACCGGCACCGCCGCACTGCAAGTTTGGGTCGAAGCCTGGTCCGAAAATCGATGGCATTTTCTTTGTCCGACCACGCACCGATTCGATCGCTTCCCCCGTAATCGCATCGCGCTCACCTGGGGCGGTCACGCGATGCTTGAACAATCCAACGGTGTGGCGATCGCCTTCGACCGCTACCGGATTCATGCCGCTTCCGGTGCCGAAATCGCCACCGCATCGAGTGATCCATTTTGGCTGCGGGCGATGCGTGGGATGATGTGGTTTCTCAGCCCAATGCGGCTCTCCGAATCCGGTCGGCAGTTGGCGGAATGGCTGCTGCTGATGCCGGTGGCGGGCTTGTTGATTGTGATTTCGCGCAACCTGATCGGAATGACGACATTCGGAACATTCACTCCGGCCCTCTTGGGAATCGCCTTCCGCGATGCGCCGGTTGGGCTGCTGTTGGCGTTGTTGGTCGTGATTCTGCTCGTCGGTTGGATTCTTCGCAAAGGCTTGCAGCATTTGCATTTATTGCAAATCCCCCGCGCGACGCTCGTGCTCACGGGAGTCGTCGGCACGCTGCTGATTGGCTTGCTGCTGGCTCACGATACCAGGATCGACTTGCAGCGCACCGGGGCCTTGTTTCCGTTGATAATTCTTACCGGGATGATCGAACGATTCTGGACGCTGGAAGAAGAGGACGGTAGCAAGGCGGCTCTGCAAACGCTGGGGCAAACGCTGCTGGTGGCCGGGATGATTGCCATCGTCATTCGGCTGATACCGATTTCGCACGCCCTGTTGATCGCTCCCGAAGGGGTGTTGATCCTCGCCGCCGCGACGCTGATTCTGGGACGCTACACCGGATATCGACTGACGGAACTGCTGCGATTTCGGGAGTTGCGCGAATCGCCGGTGTCGGAGTTGGGACCAATCGCGGAACATCGGATCACGTTGCAATCTCGACTGGGGCAATCATGA
- a CDS encoding alpha-L-glutamate ligase-like protein, whose amino-acid sequence MIARLREWARLLRERGVLGLNARNACGVLDHNPRSLFPIVDEKSRFQALCDRVGVPTPHTLGLVRMNGEIDQTMVRLAHLQSFVLKPNRGCSGRGILVVVARDPFGGWIRSNGVALEPPALRQHLSDTLAGLYSLGGRPDAVLIQQRIQCHPAFAEISYQGIPDVRVLLYRGEPAMTMLRLPTKQSNGRANLHQGGLGVGVDLQTGMTLHAIQGHRSLARHPDLGTALLGYRVPHWRTLLEMSKRIARAVGLGYLGVDLVLDADRGPLVLEANARPGLAIQLANHAGLIPRLQAIDSQLGAHDTPDGPPSVMTRFWEDAVPREKILG is encoded by the coding sequence ATGATTGCACGTTTGCGAGAATGGGCACGACTCCTCCGCGAGCGCGGTGTCCTGGGTTTGAACGCGCGAAATGCCTGCGGCGTTCTCGATCATAATCCGCGATCGCTCTTTCCGATTGTGGATGAGAAATCGCGGTTCCAGGCGTTGTGCGATCGAGTCGGAGTCCCGACGCCGCACACACTCGGCCTGGTGCGCATGAACGGTGAAATCGATCAGACGATGGTGCGGCTGGCCCATCTGCAATCATTTGTCTTGAAGCCCAATCGTGGGTGTTCGGGTCGCGGCATTCTGGTGGTCGTCGCACGCGATCCGTTCGGAGGATGGATTCGCAGCAATGGGGTGGCGTTGGAGCCGCCCGCGCTGCGACAGCATCTGTCGGACACACTCGCGGGGCTGTATTCGCTGGGTGGGCGGCCCGATGCGGTGCTGATCCAGCAGCGCATTCAATGTCACCCGGCATTTGCGGAGATCAGCTATCAAGGGATTCCCGACGTTCGGGTGCTGCTCTATCGCGGTGAACCGGCGATGACGATGCTGCGATTACCGACCAAACAGTCGAACGGCCGAGCGAATCTGCATCAAGGCGGACTGGGAGTGGGGGTCGACCTGCAAACCGGGATGACACTCCACGCGATTCAGGGGCACCGGAGTTTGGCGCGGCACCCGGATTTGGGCACCGCCCTGCTGGGCTATCGCGTTCCGCACTGGCGAACGCTTCTGGAAATGTCCAAGCGCATCGCTCGTGCCGTGGGGTTGGGATATTTGGGGGTCGATCTGGTGTTGGATGCCGATCGTGGCCCGCTGGTGTTGGAAGCGAACGCACGACCGGGATTGGCCATTCAGTTGGCGAATCACGCGGGATTGATTCCGCGATTGCAAGCGATCGATTCGCAGTTGGGGGCACACGACACGCCGGATGGCCCGCCGTCGGTGATGACTCGATTTTGGGAAGATGCGGTTCCGCGAGAAAAAATTCTCGGCTAA
- a CDS encoding 3-keto-disaccharide hydrolase, translated as MLCRSSLLCGILSAVSLFVTGSVARAESQLKPLFNGKDFTGWHGMPHFNPYDLAKMTEEQKAAKLAEWTADAKKHWSVENGELVNDGNGAYLTTDQDFGDIEFTLEYKTVAKADSGIYLRANPQVQIWDTTKEGGKWNIGADKGSGGLWNNSPGTAGKDPLVLADKPFGEWNSVRIIQVGDRTTVYLNGKLVVKFARMENFWNRKLPLPKKGPIQLQTHGGEIRWRNLMIREIPSDEANAMLLAADADGFKPAFNGKDFTGWTGPIENYTLDNGAIVCKPGKGGTIHTQEEYGDFVARIEYKLPPGGNNGLAIRYPGSGDTAYVGMTEIQILDDTSSKYAKLDPRQYNGSSYGIAAATRGYLRPVGEWNVMEVTVKGPTIKVELNGSVILDTDVSKVEEYMANSPHPGKTRTKGFFGFAGHGDAVAYRTVLIKSLSDSTK; from the coding sequence ATGCTCTGTCGTTCTTCCCTCCTTTGCGGAATTCTTTCCGCCGTCTCGCTGTTCGTCACCGGGTCGGTGGCGCGGGCCGAATCCCAACTCAAGCCGCTGTTCAATGGCAAGGATTTCACCGGCTGGCACGGCATGCCGCACTTCAATCCGTATGATCTGGCCAAAATGACCGAGGAACAAAAGGCCGCGAAATTGGCCGAGTGGACCGCCGATGCCAAGAAGCATTGGAGCGTCGAAAACGGCGAGCTGGTCAACGACGGGAACGGTGCGTATCTGACCACCGATCAAGATTTTGGCGACATCGAATTCACGCTCGAATATAAGACGGTTGCGAAGGCCGATAGCGGCATCTATCTGCGTGCGAATCCGCAGGTGCAGATCTGGGACACCACCAAAGAAGGTGGCAAGTGGAACATTGGCGCGGACAAAGGTTCGGGCGGGCTGTGGAACAACTCGCCGGGCACCGCTGGCAAAGATCCGCTGGTGCTGGCCGACAAGCCGTTCGGAGAATGGAATAGCGTGCGAATCATTCAAGTTGGCGACCGAACGACGGTCTACCTGAATGGCAAGTTGGTCGTGAAGTTCGCCCGGATGGAAAATTTCTGGAATCGCAAGTTGCCGCTGCCGAAGAAAGGCCCGATTCAACTGCAAACCCACGGCGGCGAAATTCGCTGGCGCAATCTGATGATCCGCGAAATCCCCAGCGATGAAGCCAACGCCATGCTGCTGGCCGCCGATGCCGATGGGTTCAAACCGGCGTTCAATGGCAAAGATTTCACCGGCTGGACTGGCCCGATCGAAAACTACACCCTGGACAATGGCGCGATCGTCTGCAAGCCCGGCAAAGGTGGCACGATCCATACCCAAGAAGAATATGGCGATTTCGTCGCCCGCATCGAATACAAACTGCCCCCCGGTGGCAACAATGGGTTGGCCATTCGCTATCCCGGTAGCGGCGACACGGCTTACGTCGGCATGACCGAAATTCAAATCCTCGACGATACCTCGTCGAAGTATGCGAAACTCGACCCCCGCCAATACAACGGTTCCTCCTACGGAATCGCGGCAGCGACGCGTGGGTATCTGCGGCCCGTGGGCGAATGGAACGTCATGGAAGTGACCGTGAAGGGGCCGACCATCAAGGTCGAACTCAACGGCTCGGTGATTCTCGATACCGATGTCTCGAAGGTCGAAGAGTACATGGCCAACAGCCCGCACCCTGGCAAGACCCGCACCAAGGGATTCTTCGGATTCGCGGGCCATGGTGACGCCGTCGCGTATCGCACGGTGCTCATCAAGTCGCTGAGCGATTCCACGAAGTAA
- a CDS encoding DUF1501 domain-containing protein encodes MSQTSANSTGCAGFHRNLATDRREFLKIGALGVGGLTLPNLLRAEELSGVTRSHKAVIMIYLVGAPPHQDMYDLKMEAPAEIRGEFKPMATNVPGIQICEHLPKLASIMDRLVPLRSVYGSPNGDHDSYICYTGRPKTKPIPGDWPSFGSTISRVLGPVDRSMPPFFGLAPKAGHPPYGSPGHPGFLGVAHAAFRPSGPVKDDMDRTRIGAETLSDRQALLSSFDSMRRDLDQRGVLDGMDSINRQALEILTSSKLAEALDLSREPLKVRERYGKGDPRNYGDGAPRNLEHFLMARRLVEAGARVVTLNFGRWDFHSSNFSECKNTHFPWFDQGMHALITDLDDRGMLDDVAVVAWGEFGRTPRINKDAGRDHWPQVGGGLIAGGGFRTGQVIGATDRDGAAIAKRPVHFGEVHATLYHHFGIDPHTVMLPDYTGRPHFLVDDWKALPELI; translated from the coding sequence ATGTCGCAAACCTCCGCCAATTCGACTGGTTGCGCCGGCTTTCATCGCAATCTCGCGACCGATCGCCGAGAGTTTCTCAAAATTGGAGCGTTGGGCGTCGGTGGCTTGACGCTGCCGAATCTGCTCCGCGCGGAAGAATTGTCTGGTGTCACGCGATCGCACAAAGCGGTCATCATGATTTATCTGGTCGGGGCACCCCCGCACCAAGATATGTACGATCTCAAGATGGAAGCTCCGGCCGAGATTCGCGGCGAATTCAAACCGATGGCCACGAATGTGCCCGGTATTCAAATCTGCGAACATCTGCCGAAACTCGCGTCGATCATGGATCGGTTGGTCCCCCTGCGTTCGGTTTACGGTTCGCCCAATGGCGACCATGATTCGTACATCTGCTATACCGGGCGACCGAAGACCAAACCGATTCCCGGCGATTGGCCGTCGTTCGGATCGACGATTTCGCGGGTGCTTGGGCCGGTCGATCGGTCCATGCCGCCATTCTTCGGACTGGCACCGAAAGCGGGCCATCCTCCGTATGGTTCGCCGGGGCATCCGGGGTTTCTCGGCGTGGCCCATGCCGCATTTCGGCCATCGGGACCCGTCAAAGACGACATGGACCGGACCCGAATCGGCGCGGAAACGCTGAGCGATCGGCAAGCGTTGCTGTCCAGCTTCGATTCGATGCGGCGCGATCTCGATCAGCGGGGCGTGCTCGATGGCATGGATTCGATTAATCGACAAGCGTTGGAGATTCTGACGTCGAGCAAGTTGGCCGAGGCGTTGGATCTGTCGCGGGAGCCGCTGAAGGTCCGCGAACGCTATGGCAAGGGCGATCCGCGTAACTATGGCGACGGGGCACCGCGCAATCTGGAGCATTTTCTGATGGCGCGTCGGCTGGTCGAAGCCGGGGCACGCGTCGTGACGCTGAATTTTGGTCGGTGGGATTTCCACAGCAGTAATTTCAGCGAATGCAAGAATACGCACTTCCCCTGGTTCGATCAGGGAATGCATGCGTTGATCACGGATTTGGACGATCGTGGGATGCTCGACGATGTCGCGGTGGTGGCCTGGGGCGAATTCGGCCGCACTCCGCGAATCAACAAAGACGCTGGCCGCGATCACTGGCCGCAAGTTGGCGGTGGGTTGATCGCCGGGGGTGGATTCCGCACTGGCCAAGTGATTGGAGCCACCGACCGAGACGGCGCTGCAATTGCCAAGCGGCCGGTTCACTTTGGCGAAGTGCATGCCACGCTGTATCACCACTTCGGAATCGATCCGCATACGGTGATGCTGCCCGATTACACGGGTCGCCCGCACTTCTTGGTGGATGATTGGAAGGCGTTGCCCGAATTGATTTGA
- a CDS encoding DUF1501 domain-containing protein: protein MSASNRREFLRAGLTGFGSLSLPGLLRSRAMAATPASERTAIILVWLRGGCSHLDTYDPKPDSPAEYRSPYAPISTSVPGMRLTELLPMQAKRAHRFALLRSLTHTGGGHPAGSLQVLSGDPDPIDKLKPVRPDFMTVAHYLRGGNASGLPNYVGVNPVVRYDSFTIAGPGYLSANYSPFVIGGDPNSPQFRVQNVGITDPQVIARIRDRSGLREQLDTFRRELDRSGIASTMDQFESQAIDLMTSPAAARAFDLTLEDSKIRDRYGRNQWGQQLLMARRLVEAGVEIVTTTLDGPLCGRVQNWDDHAVNHHIFDALKYRAPFFDQGVSALIDDIYDRGLDRKVMVVVTGEFGRTPRISRVASSGAGVASAAAGTEQPGRDHWPQAGSMIWFGGGIKTGQVIGATDARGEQVVERRMSPHDFLATIYAHLGIDYKRVTVPDLTGRPNLIVDHGEAFPELTRSAT from the coding sequence ATGTCTGCGAGCAATCGTCGGGAGTTTCTCCGTGCGGGCTTGACGGGGTTTGGGTCGCTATCGCTACCGGGACTCCTGCGGTCGCGGGCGATGGCAGCTACCCCGGCATCGGAGCGGACGGCGATTATTCTCGTGTGGCTGCGAGGTGGGTGCAGTCACCTCGATACCTATGACCCCAAGCCCGACTCTCCCGCCGAATATCGCAGTCCGTATGCCCCGATTTCGACCTCGGTTCCGGGGATGCGGTTGACCGAGTTGCTGCCGATGCAAGCCAAACGGGCGCATCGCTTTGCGCTGCTTCGCTCGCTGACGCATACCGGCGGTGGGCATCCCGCTGGCTCACTGCAAGTGCTGTCGGGCGATCCCGATCCCATCGATAAACTCAAACCCGTTCGCCCCGATTTCATGACGGTTGCCCATTATCTGCGAGGCGGTAACGCCAGCGGGCTTCCGAATTATGTCGGGGTCAATCCGGTCGTTCGCTATGACAGTTTCACGATTGCTGGACCGGGCTATTTGAGCGCGAATTACTCGCCGTTCGTCATCGGTGGCGACCCCAACTCCCCGCAATTCCGCGTGCAGAATGTCGGCATCACCGACCCCCAAGTCATTGCCCGGATTCGAGATCGGAGCGGCCTGCGTGAGCAGTTGGATACGTTCCGCCGGGAATTGGATCGCTCGGGAATTGCCTCGACTATGGATCAATTCGAATCCCAAGCAATCGACTTAATGACCAGCCCCGCCGCTGCTCGCGCCTTCGATTTGACATTGGAAGATTCCAAAATCCGCGATCGATACGGCCGCAATCAGTGGGGCCAACAATTGCTGATGGCCCGCCGATTGGTGGAAGCTGGCGTTGAAATTGTCACCACCACGTTGGATGGTCCGCTCTGCGGTCGCGTTCAGAATTGGGACGATCATGCAGTCAACCACCATATTTTCGATGCCTTGAAATACCGCGCTCCGTTTTTCGATCAGGGCGTATCCGCTTTGATTGACGATATTTACGATCGCGGCCTTGATCGCAAAGTCATGGTCGTGGTGACGGGCGAATTCGGACGAACACCGCGGATTTCGCGCGTCGCCAGTTCCGGTGCGGGGGTTGCGAGTGCGGCAGCGGGGACCGAACAGCCCGGACGCGATCACTGGCCGCAAGCCGGTTCGATGATTTGGTTCGGCGGTGGAATCAAAACCGGTCAGGTGATCGGGGCTACGGATGCCCGTGGAGAGCAGGTTGTCGAACGGCGGATGTCGCCACACGATTTCCTGGCCACCATTTACGCCCATCTGGGAATCGATTACAAACGGGTGACGGTGCCCGACCTCACGGGGCGCCCGAACTTGATTGTCGATCATGGCGAGGCATTCCCCGAATTGACCCGTTCCGCGACGTGA
- a CDS encoding DUF1501 domain-containing protein, whose translation MQSFPRSRREFLQRAAGGFGALALAGMLAEQAQANPADPLAPKKSHFPAKAQRVIFIFSTGGVSHVDTFDHKPKLIADHGKTITIDNWQGKKGTFERTLKKPNWAFARHGKSGTWVSGLFPKLAGVIDDVCVFNSLYGDHTGHDKATMGMHTGSFNFARPSIGSWVSYGLGTVNRNLPSFVVLAPHAPYTGAQAWGSDFLPGCHQGTHIVPGPNPLPNLKPRVPYPDLQAMELDLLRSVNSAHRESRAAEAALDAQIRAFETAYGMQQEAPEAFALTGETDATLGLYGIDRKTTAGFGWQCLVARRLAERGVRFIELIDVGSSANWDSHGNMADHERLAKAIDQPIAGLITDLKQRGLLDSTLIVWTTEFGRTPYNLNASAMGREHHHQVFSSWMAGGGVKGGVTYGTSDEYGINPDVDPVHVHDFHATILHLLGMDHEKLTYRYAGRDFRLTDVAGEVVTDVIA comes from the coding sequence ATGCAGTCGTTTCCACGTTCACGCCGCGAATTCCTTCAACGGGCTGCCGGTGGATTTGGTGCCCTGGCGCTGGCCGGAATGCTGGCCGAACAAGCGCAAGCCAATCCGGCCGATCCGCTTGCCCCGAAGAAATCGCATTTCCCCGCGAAGGCCCAACGGGTGATCTTCATCTTCTCGACGGGTGGGGTCAGCCATGTGGATACGTTCGATCACAAGCCGAAACTGATTGCCGATCATGGGAAAACCATCACGATTGACAATTGGCAAGGGAAAAAGGGGACATTTGAACGCACGCTCAAGAAACCGAATTGGGCGTTTGCACGACACGGCAAGTCGGGCACCTGGGTGAGTGGGTTGTTTCCCAAACTCGCTGGCGTGATTGATGATGTGTGCGTGTTCAACTCGCTTTATGGTGACCATACCGGGCACGATAAGGCGACCATGGGAATGCACACCGGGTCGTTCAATTTCGCTCGGCCCAGCATCGGATCGTGGGTGAGTTACGGGCTGGGGACCGTGAATCGAAATTTGCCCTCGTTCGTGGTGCTTGCGCCGCATGCTCCATACACGGGTGCCCAGGCGTGGGGGAGTGATTTCCTGCCCGGCTGCCATCAGGGGACGCACATTGTTCCCGGGCCGAATCCGCTGCCGAATCTCAAGCCGCGGGTGCCTTATCCCGACTTGCAAGCGATGGAACTCGATCTCTTGCGGTCGGTCAACAGCGCACACCGAGAATCGCGCGCTGCCGAAGCCGCACTCGATGCCCAGATCCGCGCGTTCGAGACGGCCTACGGAATGCAACAGGAAGCGCCGGAAGCCTTTGCGCTCACCGGCGAAACCGATGCGACGTTGGGATTGTACGGCATCGATCGCAAAACCACGGCCGGTTTCGGCTGGCAATGTTTGGTCGCCCGTCGCCTCGCGGAACGCGGAGTGCGATTCATCGAACTGATCGACGTTGGTTCGAGTGCGAATTGGGATTCGCATGGGAATATGGCCGATCATGAACGCCTCGCCAAAGCGATCGATCAGCCGATTGCCGGGTTGATTACGGATCTGAAACAGCGCGGGTTGCTCGACTCGACGCTGATCGTCTGGACCACCGAATTCGGTCGGACACCGTATAACCTCAACGCCTCGGCAATGGGACGCGAACACCATCATCAGGTCTTTTCGTCTTGGATGGCGGGGGGCGGAGTGAAGGGCGGTGTGACCTACGGAACCTCAGACGAGTATGGAATCAATCCGGATGTGGATCCGGTGCATGTGCATGATTTCCATGCGACGATTCTGCATCTACTCGGGATGGATCACGAGAAGTTGACATATCGGTATGCCGGGCGAGACTTTCGGTTGACGGACGTGGCCGGTGAAGTGGTCACGGATGTGATCGCGTAA